Proteins encoded within one genomic window of Episyrphus balteatus chromosome 1, idEpiBalt1.1, whole genome shotgun sequence:
- the LOC129921053 gene encoding uncharacterized protein KIAA2013 homolog, translated as MFRSAKSKFDLGELTRKIKRTVDGSISYRKLFILLLCLAVFFYIVPPVFRYLFSSKPQAKDPLVRCMDDRLTPFFIQSLEYNANIRHIPFLPEENNFIPYIGNGYFGVEVSNDASVRIKSGRSMQLPVPLHPIISLSPTNGIFREATVVEYQSGIVHRFQCFQDYFGSYKYYAHRTFPEILVQEIQITNTRNQIFDVDLVLPRSSFQSPVTRVISIKSARDSSPTEYDVVSAAINLKDKNNNIIVVSIVHKKISPKLTLKKRGITKLDLLMAIHYTKLIASNKFGEAKDENEKLAIASITMAAQKVESGQDSLVAYNEFRKQHIRVWNDLWATGFSISTSKAEKSINGDRINATIYAVLSQVRSYELEEIVSLQRKQDIAKALSYAEGCYDSYHTLQAENLWLGMDSIDNLNSLVSSWMLTLEKQGCHNLIRAGASGVIQAMVLSFGSLRFSNQHLEFNIHPKFLHRDFNFRRLNYGNKTHVNVTVTVTEDNKAVINIALDRSDRSYYACDAGCLDEPVLLGQSRKQFPVKLTEPITAILYITADKQHMEELHKAIHVKEVAEAPAHEHHVIALHKHGHHLGGLPTLFWVSICAIIVVFHIFLCKLIIKEYCEPSDKLRYRYNKP; from the exons ATGTTTCGTTCGGCAAAAAGTAAATTTGATTTGGGAGaattaacaagaaaaataaaacgaacAGTTGACGGGAGCATTTCCTATCGGAAACTATTCATTCTTCTCCTCTGTTTAgcagtatttttttatattgtgccACCTGTATTTAGATATCTATTTAGTAGTAAACCTCAAGCAaaag ATCCTCTTGTAAGATGCATGGACGACAGATTGACACCATTCTTCATACAGAGTTTGGAATACAATGCAAACATTAGACACATTCCATTCTTACCTGAGGAAAATAACTTTATTCCTTACATTGGCAATGGTTATTTCGGTGTAGAAGTCTCCAACGATGCGTCAGTGCGGATTAAATCTGGCCGATCAATGCAATTGCCTGTGCCGTTGCATCCTATAATCTCATTATCGCCAACAAATGGCATCTTTCGTGAGGCTACTGTTGTTGAATATCAAAGTGGAATTGTTCATAG atttcaaTGTTTTCAAGATTATTTTGGCTCCTACAAATATTATGCGCACAGAACTTTTCCGGAAATTTTAGTCCAAGAAATACAAATAACAAATACTCGTAATCAAATATTTGACGTGGACTTGGTATTGCCTCGTTCGAGTTTTCAATCGCCTGTTACCAGAGTTATCAGCATTAA ATCGGCACGAGACTCCTCACCAACAGAATATGATGTTGTGAGTGCGGCAATAAATTTAAAGgacaaaaataacaacattatTGTTGTTTCCATAGTTCATAAGAAAATATCTCCAAAATTGACGCTAAAAAAACGAGGCATTACAAAGTTAGACCTGCTAATGGCTATCCATTACACAAAACTAATTGCAAGTAATAAATTTGGCGAAGCAAAAGATGAAAACGAAAAACTAGCAATCGCTTCGATTACAATGGCTGCACAGAAAGTTGAATCAGGACAGGATTCATTAGTAGCTTATAATGAGTTCCGCAAGCAACACATACGAGTTTGGAATGATTTGTGGGCGACTGGTTTCTCAATTAGTACATCAAAAgctgaaaaaagtattaatggTGATCGAATTAATGCTACTATTTATGCGGTATTGTCGCAGGTGCGAAGTTATGAACTTGAAGAAATTGTTTCTCTACAAAGAAAGCAAGACATAGCTAAGGCTCTGTCATATGCTGAAGGATGCTATGACAGTTATCATACTCTGCAA GCAGAAAATTTGTGGTTAGGCATGGACAGTATCGATAATCTCAACAGTTTGGTCTCATCGTGGATGCTTACTCTGGAAAAACAG GGATGTCATAATCTAATCCGAGCAGGTGCTAGTGGTGTCATCCAAGCTATGGTGCTAAGTTTCGGAAGTCTCCGTTTCAGCAATCAGCATTTGGAATTCAACATCCATCCGAAATTCTTGCACAGGGATTTTAATTTCAGACGGTTAAATTATGGCAACAAGACACACGTTAATGTGACTGTTACTGTGACTGAAGACAATAAAGCCGTCATAAATATAGCACTAGATAGATCTGATCGGAGTTATTATGCCTGTGATGCTGGTTGTTTGGACGAACCTGTATTACTcgg tcAAAGCAGAAAACAATTCCCAGTTAAATTGACCGAACCTATAACAGCGATTCTGTACATTACAGCCGATAAGCAACATATGGAGGAACTCCATAAAGCAATACATGTCAAAGAAGTGGCAGAAG CTCCCGCCCATGAGCATCATGTCATAGCCCTGCATAAACACGGTCATCATTTAGGTGGCCTACCAACATTATTTTGGGTATCAATATGTGCAATAATAGTCGTTTTCCATATATTCCTGTGTAAGCTTATTATAAAAGAATATTGTGAACCATCCGATAAGCTACGATATCGATACAATAAACCGTGA
- the LOC129921054 gene encoding methyltransferase-like protein 17, mitochondrial: MLTTNRLSTQLYQLILKSTTRNVCKIAVTVDPDLNEKLDKEELKHRHHPGIIKKGNVNIPKHISKAIERAIGDFPIKTLVKDGKVLNQYICSRHPPPETKDIQKKIQAISQELDEKYPMPNDPEFPEEELERKNQARQQKLKKTLKERIIAWKPITYGAYEGLVYAIGRSAQEYAVISSIFKEIKHRNPDFKPRSFIDFGSGVGSAMWAASDLWKESIFEYLNVDSSREMNDLSDLIIRDGNENQKPTLKNVYYRQFLPGSETKYDLVVSAFSLFEMPSAKDRKEIIMNLWKKCDGYMIIIEEGSRKGSEIINEVRSTVLSSKDHELAGHVFAPCPHDLPCPRLAAEGDNTPCNFNVAHEPLGLGEKISGNITKRFSYVVLKKGPRKDASDSWPRLVRPTLIRSKHSVCRMCTSKGTLLEIVFTKSKHGRNALRCARASDWGDRLPIEIGEEWENVKRPKRKPKDESVEMEDEAKIKTEQQN; encoded by the exons ATGCTAACAACAAACCGCCTATCAACTcaattatatcaattaattCTTAAATCAACCACAAGAAATGTCTGTAAAATTGCAGTCACAGTTGATCCTGATTTGAATGAGAAACTCGATAAAGAGGAACTAAAACATCGTCATCATCCAGGTATTATTAAAAAGGGAAATGTTAATATACCCAAGCACATTTCCAAAGCAATTGAAAGAGCAATTGGTGACTTTCCAATCAAAACACTTGTCAAAGACGGCAAAGTCCTAAATCAATATATTTGCTCACGACATCCACCACCCGAAACAAAAGatattcaaaagaaaattcaagcCATTTCACAAGAACTAGATGAAAAGTATCCAATGCCAAATGATCCTGAATTCCCCGAAGAAGaacttgaaagaaaaaatcaagctcgacaacaaaaactaaagaaaacTCTAAAAGAACGAATTATTGCTTGGAAACCAATTACTTATGGAGCCTATGAAGGTCTAGTTTATGCTATTGGACGTAGTGCTCAAGAATATGCCGTGATTTCGAGTATATTCAAAGAAATCAAACATAGAAATCCGGATTTTAAACCGAGgagttttattgattttggtTCGGGTGTTGGATCGGCGATGTGGGCAGCTAGCGATTTGTGGAAGGAATCAATATTTGAGTATTTGAATGTGGATTCTTCAAGGGAAATGAATGATCTGTCGGACTTAATTATAAGAGATGGAAATGAAAATCAAAAACCAacgttaaaaaatgtttactatAGGCAGTTTCTGCCGGGGAGTGAA ACCAAATACGATCTCGTTGTGTCggcattttcactttttgaaatgCCTAGTGCTAAAGACCGCAAAGAAATTATAATGAATTTATGGAAGAAATGCGATGGCTATATGATTATTATTGAAGAAGGTAGCAGAAAAGGTTCAGAAATCATAAATGAAGTTCGCTCAACTGTACTGTCATCAAAAGATCACGAACTGGCTGGTCATGTTTTCGCTCCC TGTCCTCATGATCTACCTTGTCCGCGACTAGCTGCCGAAGGCGACAACACTCCATGTAATTTTAATGTCGCCCATGAACCACTTGGTTTGGGTGAGAAAATCTCAGGAAATATTACGAAGCGCTTCAGTTATGTGGTTTTGAAAAAAGGACCCAGAAAAGATGCCAGCGATAGTTGGCCGCGACTTGTAAGACCAACCTTGATTCGTTCGAAGCATTCGGTTTGTCGAATGTGCACATCTAAGGGAACACttttagaaattgtttttacaaaatctAAACATGGAAg GAATGCATTACGATGTGCAAGAGCCAGTGATTGGGGTGACCGACTTCCTATTGAAATTGGTGAAGAGTGGGAAAATGTTAAGAGGccaaaaagaaaaccaaaagatgAATCAGTTGAAATGGAAGATGAAgccaaaataaaaactgaacaaCAGAATTAA
- the LOC129905641 gene encoding aspartate aminotransferase, mitochondrial, producing the protein MANICVKLNSSIAPASRILGNAVSITSQRNSSWWSDVKMGPPDAILGVTEAFKRDQNPKKINVGVGAYRDDNGKPFVLPSVRTAEERILAKHADHEYAPIVGVPQFWASAIELALGADSQRLKAKHNATVQAISGTGALRIGAAFLSKFWKGNREVYLPAPTWGNHIPIFEHCGLKVNKYRYYDPKTCGLDFKGCLEDIMKIPENSIILLHACAHNPTGVDATPEQWLELCNVIKKKKLYPYLDMAYQGFASGDVDKDATAVRLFEKEGLDFCLAQSFAKNMGLYGQRAGAFSMICSSAEEADRVLSQIKILIRPMYSNPPLHGARIAAEILNDPELKAVWLKDVKGMADRIIDVRAKLKNNLIKLGSSRPWDHITNQIGMFCYSGLTPEQSERLTKDFSVYLTKDGRISMAGVTSKNVEYLAHGMHEVTK; encoded by the exons ctcATGGTGGTCTGATGTCAAAATGGGTCCTCCCGATGCAATTTTGGGTGTGACTGAAGCATTTAAACGTGATCAAAACCCCAAGAAGATTAACGTCGGTGTAGGTGCCTATCGTGACGATAATGGTAAACCATTTGTCTTGCCGAGTGTCCGTACC gcAGAAGAACGTATTTTAGCCAAACACGCCGATCATGAATATGCTCCAATTGTTGGTGTGCCACAATTCTGGGCAAGCGCCAttgaacttgctcttggagctGATTCACAACGATTGAAGGCAAAGCATAATGCCACAGTTCag GCAATCAGTGGAACTGGTGCCCTTCGTATTGGTGCAGCTTTCTTGAGCAAATTCTGGAAAGGAAACCGTGAAGTTTATCTACCCGCTCCAACATGGGGAAACCATATCCCAATTTTCGAACATTGTGGACTTAAGGTTAACAAATATCGCTACTACGACCCAAAAACCTGTGGACTTGATTTCAAGGGCTGCTTGGAGGATATAATG aaaattccaGAAAACTCAATCATTCTTCTGCACGCATGTGCCCACAATCCAACTGGAGTTGATGCCACACCCGAACAATGGTTGGAACTTTGCAATGTTATCAAGAAGAAGAAGTTGTACCCTTACCTTGATATGGCATATCAAGGTTTTGCCAGCGGTGATGTCGACAAAGATGCCACTGCCGTGCGACTATTCGAAAAAGAAGGTCTAGACTTTTGTTTGGCCCAAAGTTTTGCCAAGAACATGGGTCTCTATGGACAACGTGCTGGTGCCTTCTCAATGATCTGTTCATCTGCCGAAGAAGCCGATCGTGTTCTCTCCCAAATCAAAATTCTCATCCGTCCAATGTACTCGAATCCACCTCTACATGGTGCCCGTATTGCAGCCGAAATTCTCAACGATCCAGAACTGAAAGCTGTGTGGTTGAAGGATGTCAAGGGTATGGCTGATCGTATCATCGATGTCCGAGCCAAGCTAAAGAATAATCTTATTAAGTTGGGATCATCTCGCCCATGGGATCACATTACCAACCAAATCGGTATGTTCTGCTACTCTGGATTGACACCCGAACAATCTGAACGTTTGACAAAAGACTTTAGCGTTTATTTGACCAAGGATGGTCGCATTTCAATGGCTGGTGTAACTAGCAAAAATGTTGAGTACTTGGCTCATGGTATGCATGAGGTTACCAAGTAA